A genomic region of Nymphaea colorata isolate Beijing-Zhang1983 chromosome 2, ASM883128v2, whole genome shotgun sequence contains the following coding sequences:
- the LOC116247810 gene encoding fasciclin-like arabinogalactan protein 11, translating to MSMAKHQLDIASFLIIFSALSTFFFYPALSQPQASPSPAAPVTPAAPAPASGPLNVTAILEKNGQFSTFIRLLKSTQVGDQLINELNNSNQGMTIFAPTDDAFNSLKSGTLNSLTDSQKVSLVQFHIVPQFLTAAQFQTVSNPLRTQAGGADGQFPLNITTSGNQVNISTGVDETQLDNSLYSANSLAIYRVNKVLLPIAFFGTPSPAEAPAPAAAEKKGKRATDDSPSSSSSTSSDTPSDNSGALGGNHKVVSGVVVGAAITAAMWL from the coding sequence ATGTCCATGGCTAAGCATCAATTGGACATTGCTTCCTTCCTCATCATCTTCTCAGCTCTGTCGACTTTCTTCTTCTACCCAGCTCTGTCACAGCCACAAGCTTCGCCATCACCAGCCGCGCCAGTGACTCCGGCTGCGCCGGCACCTGCCTCCGGCCCGCTGAATGTGACGGCTATTCTTGAGAAGAACGGGCAGTTCAGTACCTTCATACGCCTGCTTAAGAGCACTCAAGTTGGCGATCAGCTCATCAACGAACTCAACAACTCGAACCAAGGGATGACCATCTTTGCACCGACCGACGATGCCTTCAACTCCCTGAAATCCGGCACCTTGAACTCCCTCACTGACTCGCAGAAAGTCTCTCTGGTTCAGTTCCACATCGTCCCTCAGTTCCTCACCGCGGCTCAGTTCCAGACGGTGAGCAACCCCCTGAGGACTCAGGCTGGCGGCGCCGACGGCCAGTTTCCGTTGAACATTACGACCTCAGGCAATCAGGTGAACATATCCACCGGCGTTGATGAGACCCAATTGGATAACTCGCTCTACTCCGCCAATTCCTTGGCGATTTACCGTGTGAACAAGGTGCTGCTTCCGATTGCCTTCTTCGGGACGCCGTCGCCGGCTGAAGCTCCGGCGCCGGCTGCAgcagagaagaagggaaagagggcaACGGATGACAGCCCGTCATCATCATCGTCGACGTCGTCTGACACGCCTTCTGATAATTCAGGGGCCCTTGGAGGCAACCACAAGGTGGTGAGTGGGGTGGTAGTAGGTGCCGCCATTACAGCAGCAATGTGGTTGTGA
- the LOC116247808 gene encoding ferric reduction oxidase 7, chloroplastic-like, with the protein MDERPDRQPLLSKDSRDYGLGNKNVGFLRLSLKYGLKLVMWVIFLTWVTVIFLFPSDFMGEMFEKWIMMTRGTIFGVSGSIFLLFSAPILAIALLGTLYIGLFPREYNERKRNRSPSLRLWTFPVLVDGPFGVVSAAEFIGIAVFFLYILWATSAYARKDSRLVAFLDVSSREKICFMLDLVGLHFGSIGLFCTAFLFLPISRGSILLRLIDIPFEHATRYHVWLGHVTMILFTLHGLCYVISWSIQGTLQPKLIEWRDIGVANLPGVISLLAGLLMWVTSFSPVRKNFFELFFYTHQLYVVFIIFLALHVGDFIFYMAGGAIFLFVLDRFLRFCQSRATVDVLSAKCLPCGTVELTLSKPQKMRYSALGFVFLQVRELSWLQWHPFSVSSSPLDGGFHMSVLIKVLGHWTEKLRDSILSGTNRDFNISASVEGPYGHESPYYLQYENLILVAGGIGISPFIAIVRDILHRVKERRTCLPKNILIVWSVKRTKELSLLSKIDATSLCAFFPKVLNVEVQTYVTQETEKPLEEGNLSRNKTVAHFPRIRGSSMSTLVGTGNMIWSGLYLFSSIVGFIVLIALVELLYIRRFNKSTWWLQGLLCIICMLASVILFGGTVIMLWRCWESSPVGHDQHKDSGLQNEPTDYDEETSENLVSLGSNHYGQRPNFTGIFSSISGKWGNVDVGVLVCGPPGLQTSVAAECRSQNLKSRWDHPIFHFHTHSFDL; encoded by the exons ATGGATGAACGTCCCGATCGGCAGCCACTTCTTTCTAAAGATAGCAGAGATTATGGGCTTGGCAACAAGAACGTTGGCTTTCTTAGGCTTTCCCTGAAATATGGCTTGAAGCTTGTCATGTGGGTGATCTTTCTCACATGGGTCACCGTGATATTTCTTTTCCCAAGCGACTTCATGGGGGAAATGTTTGAGAAATGGATTATGATGACCAGGGGGACGATATTTGGTGTCTCTG GGAGTATCTTCCTGCTGTTCAGCGCCCCTATTCTAGCAATTGCACTTCTGGGGACTCTGTACATCGGCCTGTTTCCCAGGGAGTACAATGA gagaaagagaaacagatcGCCGTCTCTCCGCTTATGGACGTTTCCTGTACTTGTTGATGGCCCTTTTGGGGTGGTTTCTGCTGCAGAGTTCATCGGCATCGCcgtgttttttctttatattctcTGGGCAACATCTGCTTATGCTAGAAAAGATAGTCGGCTTGTAGCCTTCCTGGATGTTTCTTCAAGAGAGAAAAT TTGTTTCATGTTGGATTTGGTGGGACTTCACTTTGGATCGATTGGGCTGTTTTGCACTGCGTTTTTGTTTTTACCGATATCAAGGGGTTCTATCCTTCTTCGTCTTATAGATATTCCATTTGAACACGCGACAAGGTATCACGTCTGGTTGGGACATGTTACAATGATCCTATTCACCTTGCATGGCTTGTGTTATGTCATCTCCTGGTCAATACAGGGTACTCTGCAGCCTAAG CTAATCGAGTGGAGAGACATTGGAGTTGCCAATTTGCCAGGGGTTATAAGCCTGTTGGCTGGACTGTTGATGTGGGTTACATCATTCTCTCCCGTGAGAAAAAATTTCTTCGAGCTGTTCTTTTACACCCACCAACTCTATGTTGTGTTCATAATTTTCTTGGCATTACATGTCGGCGACTTCATATTCTACATGGCTGGTGGTgcaattttcttgtttgtgctGGATCGTTTTCTGAGGTTCTGCCAGTCGAGGGCTACTGTTGATGTGCTTTCAGCAAAATGCCTTCCATGCGGAACAGTAGAATTGACTCTCTCGAAGCCACAGA AGATGAGATACAGTGCTCTTGGTTTTGTCTTCCTGCAAGTGAGGGAATTATCGTGGCTCCAGTGGCATCCTTTCAGTGTTTCTTCTAGTCCATTGGATGGTGGGTTTCATATGTCTGTTCTAATTAAAGTTCTTGGTCACTGGACTGAAAAGTTAAGGGATAGCATCTTGAGTGGCACAAACCGTGATTTCAACATAAGTGCTTCTGTTGAGGGGCCATACGGACATGAGTCACCATACTATCTGCA GTATGAAAATCTCATACTGGTCGCTGGGGGCATTGGGATTTCACCCTTCATTGCCATTGTGAGAGACATACTTCACAGGGTTAAGGAAAGAAGAACCTGCCTGCCAAAAAACATACTGATAGTTTGGTCAGTCAAGAGAACAAAAGagctttctcttctttctaaaATTGATGCGACATCTTTATGTGCATTCTTTCCTAAAGTTCTAAATGTGGAGGTTCAAACATATGTGACACAAGAAACAGAAAAGCCACTG GAAGAAGGTAATCTTTCCAGAAACAAGACTGTGGCCCACTTTCCACGCATCCGTGGCAGTAGCATGTCCACCTTGGTTGGTACAGGCAATATGATATGGTCAGGGCTCTATTTGTTCTCTTCAATAGTGGGTTTTATCGTGCTCATAGCTCTGGTtgaattattgtatataagacgGTTTAATAAGTCTACTTGGTGGCTACAAGGACTGTTGTGCATCATTTGCATGCTTGCAAGTGTCATATTATTTGGTGGTACAGTAATCATGTTATGGCGTTGttgggaaagcagtcctgtagGCCATGATCAGCACAAAGATTCTGGATTGCAGAATGAGCCTACAGACTATGATGAAGAAACATCAGAAAATCTTGTTTCATTGGGATCAAATCATTATGGGCAACGGCCCAACTTCACAG GTATTTTCAGTTCTATATCTGGCAAGTGGGGGAACGTGGACGTGGGTGTTCTTGTCTGTGGTCCGCCAGGCCTCCAGACAAGCGTTGCTGCAGAGTGCAGGTCTCAGAACTTGAAGAGCAGATGGGATCACCCAATTTTCCACTTTCATACTCATAGTTTTGATTTATAG
- the LOC116247809 gene encoding uncharacterized protein LOC116247809 isoform X2 — protein sequence MANNATKEPSTAPQPDKWYDLTLGSSFTEAASSSKFCTLRYEFKPASIDKSQPGSLIKTKDNKVTVEFQNNQPGKPKVIFEGTSEAKDNEAVLLFDGNSFRLERLHRAVKRLRHLRLPGESSSAAAAAAASAASASDPLLRSPPHAKPSAAKPLSVPPSSVTKTALHSVVPVEVERIDIGEFGSSVPILPTSSPIGKSDESEKIDVLMDDDEAEAGLGEAPKMNLNMRNIENDSEDEIADVDITDEEADKGPNAAEALRAQVNAQARNGQTSSSSGSSGSGSSGSGSGSASGSGSGSSSDSEASDDDSVNSV from the exons ATGGCGAACAACGCCACCAAAGAACCCAGCACCGCTCCGCAGCCGGACAAGTGGTACGACCTAACTCTAGGCTCTTCCTTCACCGAGGCGGCCTCCTCCTCCAAGTTCTGCACGCTCAGAT ATGAATTCAAGCCGGCATCGATCGATAAGAGTCAGCCGGGAAGCCTGATCAAGACGAAGGACAACAAGGTGACCGTCGAGTTCCAGAACAACCAGCCGGGAAAGCCCAAGGTGATCTTTGAGGGCACCAGCGAGGCGAAGGACAACGAGGCCGTCCTCTTGTTTGACGGCAACTCTTTCCGCCTCGAACGCCTGCATCGCGCTGTCAAGCGCCTTCGTCATCTCCGCCTGCCTGGGGAGTCATCTtctgccgctgccgctgccgccgcTTCTGCAGCCTCTGCCAGCGACCCTCTTCTGCGAAGTCCTCCTCATGCGAAACCATCAGCAGCGAAACCGCTTTCAGTGCCACCGTCTTCTGTGACTAAGACTGCCCTACACTCGGTGGTTCCT GTTGAAGTGGAGCGAATTGATATTGGCGAGTTTGGCAGCTCAG TGCCAATCTTGCCAACTTCATCTCCAATAGGGAAGAGTGATGAGTCTGAAAAGATTGATGTGCTTATGGATGACGATGAAGCAGAGGCTGGACTTGGAGAGGCTCCAAAGATGAATTTGAACATGAGGAATATTGAGAATGACTCTGAGGATGAGATTGCTGATGTGGATATTACAGATGAGGAAGCTGACAAGGGACCAAATGCTGCAGAAGCTTTACGTGCTCAAGTTAATGCACAGGCGCGCAATGGACAGACATCCAGCTCAAGTGGTAGCAGTGGCAGTGGGAGCAGTGGAAGCGGCAGCGGCAGTGCGAGTGGGAGTGGGAGTGGCAGCAGCAGTGATAGCGAAGCCAGTGATGATGACTCGGTGAACTCAGTATAA
- the LOC116247809 gene encoding uncharacterized protein LOC116247809 isoform X1: MANNATKEPSTAPQPDKWYDLTLGSSFTEAASSSKFCTLRYEFKPASIDKSQPGSLIKTKDNKVTVEFQNNQPGKPKVIFEGTSEAKDNEAVLLFDGNSFRLERLHRAVKRLRHLRLPGESSSAAAAAAASAASASDPLLRSPPHAKPSAAKPLSVPPSSVTKTALHSVVPVEVERIDIGEFGSSGAKPADKNSVDYSNAVPILPTSSPIGKSDESEKIDVLMDDDEAEAGLGEAPKMNLNMRNIENDSEDEIADVDITDEEADKGPNAAEALRAQVNAQARNGQTSSSSGSSGSGSSGSGSGSASGSGSGSSSDSEASDDDSVNSV, from the exons ATGGCGAACAACGCCACCAAAGAACCCAGCACCGCTCCGCAGCCGGACAAGTGGTACGACCTAACTCTAGGCTCTTCCTTCACCGAGGCGGCCTCCTCCTCCAAGTTCTGCACGCTCAGAT ATGAATTCAAGCCGGCATCGATCGATAAGAGTCAGCCGGGAAGCCTGATCAAGACGAAGGACAACAAGGTGACCGTCGAGTTCCAGAACAACCAGCCGGGAAAGCCCAAGGTGATCTTTGAGGGCACCAGCGAGGCGAAGGACAACGAGGCCGTCCTCTTGTTTGACGGCAACTCTTTCCGCCTCGAACGCCTGCATCGCGCTGTCAAGCGCCTTCGTCATCTCCGCCTGCCTGGGGAGTCATCTtctgccgctgccgctgccgccgcTTCTGCAGCCTCTGCCAGCGACCCTCTTCTGCGAAGTCCTCCTCATGCGAAACCATCAGCAGCGAAACCGCTTTCAGTGCCACCGTCTTCTGTGACTAAGACTGCCCTACACTCGGTGGTTCCT GTTGAAGTGGAGCGAATTGATATTGGCGAGTTTGGCAGCTCAG GTGCCAAACCTGCTGATAAGAATTCGGTTGATTATTCAAATGCAGTGCCAATCTTGCCAACTTCATCTCCAATAGGGAAGAGTGATGAGTCTGAAAAGATTGATGTGCTTATGGATGACGATGAAGCAGAGGCTGGACTTGGAGAGGCTCCAAAGATGAATTTGAACATGAGGAATATTGAGAATGACTCTGAGGATGAGATTGCTGATGTGGATATTACAGATGAGGAAGCTGACAAGGGACCAAATGCTGCAGAAGCTTTACGTGCTCAAGTTAATGCACAGGCGCGCAATGGACAGACATCCAGCTCAAGTGGTAGCAGTGGCAGTGGGAGCAGTGGAAGCGGCAGCGGCAGTGCGAGTGGGAGTGGGAGTGGCAGCAGCAGTGATAGCGAAGCCAGTGATGATGACTCGGTGAACTCAGTATAA
- the LOC116249270 gene encoding jasmonate-induced oxygenase 2 has protein sequence MECLSQWPEPVHRVQCISESGVEAIPDRYVKPPSQRPAPQELADAGISIPLVDLSGLDDESRRASTLREISDACREWGFFQAINHGVPDDLLDRMREVWRGFFHLPLEEKQVYANNPKTYEGYGSRLGVEKGAILDWGDYFFLLLLPSHVKDSNKWPALPENCRDTIDEYSKRVQALCGRLLKAMSISLGLREDFLKDAFGGEVSACLRVNYYPKCPQPDLTLALSSHSDPGGMTVLLADDKVKGLQVRKDDKWVTIAPYPHSFIVNVGDQIQVISNGIFKSVEHRVVANSGRERISAAFFCNPKTDVPIGPAPDLVSNERPARYVSMTFDEYRLFIRQVGPRGKCQVESLKKRPTLDKVDGP, from the exons ATGGAGTGCCTGAGCCAGTGGCCGGAGCCGGTCCACCGGGTACAGTGCATATCGGAAAGCGGGGTCGAGGCCATCCCTGACAGGTACGTGAAGCCCCCATCTCAGAGGCCGGCGCCGCAGGAACTCGCGGACGCCGGCATCAGCATCCCCCTCGTCGATCTGAGCGGCCTCGACGACGAGTCCCGCCGGGCGTCGACGCTCCGGGAGATATCCGACGCCTGCCGCGAGTGGGGCTTCTTCCAGGCCATTAATCACGGCGTCCCCGACGACCTCCTGGACAGGATGAGGGAGGTGTGGCGCGGCTTCTTCCATCTCCCGCTGGAGGAGAAGCAGGTCTACGCCAACAATCCAAAGACGTACGAAGGTTACGGGAGTCGCCTCGGCGTCGAGAAGGGCGCCATTCTTGACTGGGGAGActacttcttcctcctcctccttccctcccaTGTCAAGGACTCCAACAAATGGCCTGCTCTCCCGGAAAACTGCAG GGATACAATCGACGAATACTCCAAGCGCGTTCAGGCACTATGCGGGAGACTGCTGAAGGCCATGTCCATCAGTCTGGGGCTGAGAGAGGATTTTTTGAAGGATGCCTTTGGTGGGGAGGTGAGCGCTTGCCTGAGAGTGAATTACTACCCCAAGTGCCCGCAGCCGGACCTCACCCTCGCCCTCTCCTCTCACTCCGACCCCGGCGGCATGACCGTCCTTCTCGCCGACGACAAGGTGAAGGGCCTTCAGGTCCGCAAGGACGACAAGTGGGTCACCATAGCTCCCTATCCCCACTCTTTCATCGTCAACGTTGGTGATCAGATTCAG GTGATTAGCAATGGCATATTCAAAAGTGTGGAGCACAGGGTGGTGGCTAATTCTGGCAGGGAGAGGATCTCCGCGGCCTTTTTTTGCAATCCGAAGACGGATGTCCCCATAGGGCCAGCACCAGACCTGGTATCCAATGAGCGTCCGGCGCGCTACGTATCGATGACATTCGATGAGTATAGGCTTTTCATTCGGCAGGTGGGCCCCCGTGGTAAATGTCAAGTTGAGTCCTTGAAGAAGAGGCCCACACTGGATAAAGTGGACGGTCCGTAG